A window of the Candida orthopsilosis Co 90-125, chromosome 1 draft sequence genome harbors these coding sequences:
- a CDS encoding Ptc2 phosphatase (member of the Type 2C-related family (serine/threonine-specific) with a potential role in DNA damage checkpoint control) — protein sequence MGQILSQPITEKHSEEGQDKYLAYGLSSMQGWRINMEDAHATVLDLNKFADDEENKDDEDKDAEDKAENDKSGVAKSESKPVENADYVAFFGVYDGHGGEKAALFTGEHLHKIIRATSSYQGKDYTNALKQGFLDCDQAILKDIYMRDDDSGCAATTVLITPEQIFCGNAGDSRTIMSVNGVAKALSFDHKPSLEGEKSRIMAAGGYVDADRVNGNLALSRSIADFEFKKSVDLPPEEQVVTCYPDVITHKINLESDEFVVLACDGIWDCMHPQQVIDFIRKAIREDKTLEKICEEIMDLCCSPTSDGSGIGCDNMSIVIVALLRDGEGIEGWKKRLTERIGDKDFGDSFLKPEHPRCGRIEDGGEEEEPETGATISLEQLLSGNAVTTENGVVYLDTASAQSLLERFK from the coding sequence atGGGACAGATTCTATCGCAACCAATTACTGAAAAGCACTCCGAAGAGGGTCAGGACAAGTACTTGGCATATGGTTTGTCAAGTATGCAAGGTTGGAGAATCAATATGGAGGACGCCCATGCTACGGTTTTAGACTTGAATAAATTTGCTGATGAcgaagaaaacaaagatgatgaagacaAAGATGCGGAGGATAAAGCtgaaaatgacaaatcTGGTGTGGCCAAAAGCGAATCGAAACCTGTAGAAAATGCTGACTATGTCGCGTTTTTTGGTGTCTATGATGGGCATGGTGGAGAAAAGGCTGCTTTATTTACCGGAGAGCATTTACACAAGATTATAAGAGCCACTTCTCTGTACCAAGGAAAAGACTACACCAATGCGTTGAAACAAGGATTTTTGGATTGTGACCAAGCCATATTAAAAGATATCTACATGCGTGATGATGATAGTGGTTGTGCTGCCACTACAGTACTCATCACACCTGAACAAATCTTTTGTGGTAACGCCGGAGACTCGCGTACAATTATGTCGGTCAATGGTGTAGCCAAAGCTCTTTCATTTGATCACAAACCGTCTTTAGAAGGAGAAAAGTCGCGTATAATGGCCGCAGGAGGATACGTGGATGCCGACAGAGTCAACGGAAATTTGGCTCTTTCGCGATCGattgctgattttgaatttaaaaaGTCAGTGGATCTTCCACCAGAAGAGCAAGTTGTCACATGTTACCCCGATGTTATCACCcataaaataaatttagAACTGGACGAATTTGTCGTGTTAGCTTGTGATGGTATCTGGGACTGTATGCACCCTCAAcaagttattgattttatAAGGAAAGCGATTCGTGAAGACAAAACACTCGAGAAAATTTGTGAAGAAATCATGGATCTTTGTTGCTCACCCACTTCTGACGGCTCTGGTATAGGTTGTGATAATATGTCGATAGTCATTGTGGCTCTATTGCGCGATGGAGAAGGTATTGAAGGTTGGAAAAAGAGGTTGACTGAGAGAATTGGTGACAAAGATTTTGGGGATTCATTCTTGAAACCAGAGCACCCAAGGTGTGGCAGAATTGAAGATGGTGGCGAGGAAGAGGAACCGGAGACTGGTGCTACTATTTCCTTAGAGCAGTTGTTATCAGGGAATGCTGTTACAACTGAAAATGGTGTTGTTTATTTGGATACAGCTTCAGCTCAGTCGTTGTTGGAGAGATTTAAATAG